A region from the Aegilops tauschii subsp. strangulata cultivar AL8/78 chromosome 5, Aet v6.0, whole genome shotgun sequence genome encodes:
- the LOC109755988 gene encoding uncharacterized protein isoform X2, protein MVVLKVINAAVKERLLDLRGREMSSVEEFGGTEDEFDTIDLSENMIIKLGNFPCLNRLGTLVASHNRINHICSNIGELLPNLHTLVLMNNDITSLAEIDPLAALPKLKSLYLLENPVTEKPDYRFYVIHGLKHLMSLDFEKVKPQERTTAAHKFHSKEAQEEVKKTFAKAYTPMKPVGAQYITEKSCPKAVSPVPSTKVLSTGQMAAEFASFKPDIDMAEALEKTDKIKGQNHENRADEQMPDEESTLIQEVKVSILNNWMIDIDQEIFGAGPDSIYVTQPGHMEEYIYKNFQRTQFRFILSWRKRLFKKMHILPLPRMQISGGQQQNPPKILPVLCLLLVLSILPANKYVMLRSISIRSRVLLGYVPFLLPI, encoded by the exons ATGGTGGTGCTCAAGGTCATCAATGCCGCCGTCAAGGAGCGGCTGCTCGACCTCCGAG GGAGAGAGATGAGCTCGGTTGAGGAATTCGGCGGCACCGAG GACGAATTCGATACGATTGACCTGTCAGAAAACATGATTATCAAGCTTGGGAACTTTCCTTGTCTGAATCGCTTAGGAACTCTAGTTGCTAGTCACAACAGAATCAACCACATCTGTTCAAATATTGGTG AACTTCTACCAAATCTGCATACATTAGTGCTCATGAACAATGATATCACAAGTCTTGCGGAGATTGACCCTCTTGCTGCTCTCCCAAAGCTGAAATCTCTCTACTTATTAGAGAATCCTGTCACTGAGAAGCCAGATTACAGGTTTTATGTGATCCACGGGTTGAAACATTTGATGTCACTGGACTTCGAGAAAGTGAAACCACAG GAGAGGACCACAGCAGCACATAAGTTCCACTCAAAGGAGGCACAGGAAGAGGTAAAGAAGACATTTGCCAAAGCTTATACTCCAATGAAGCCAGTGGGTGCTCAATATATAACAGAGAAGTCATGCCCTAAAGCAGTCTCTCCAGTACCATCTACAAAG GTATTGAGCACTGGCCAGATGGCTGCTGAATTTGCTTCCTTCAAGCCTGACATTGATATGGCTGAAGCCTTGGAGAAAACTGACAAGATAAAGGGTCAGAATCACGAGAATAGGGCTGATGAGCAGATGCCAGATGAAGAAAGCACCCTAATTCAAGAG GTAAAAGTAAGCATATTGAACAACTGGATGATAGATATAGATCAG GAAATCTTTGGAGCTGGTCCAGATTCAATATATGTAACCCAACCAGGACATATGGAAGAATACA TATACAAGAACTTCCAACGAACACAGTTCAGATTtatcttgagctggagaaaaagACTTTTTAAGAAAATGCACATATTACCACTGCCTCGGATGCAAATATCAG GAGGACAGCAACAAAACCCACCAAAGATTCTGCCCGTTCTGTGTTTGCTGCTGGTGTTGAGTATTTTGCCTGCTAACAAGTATGTCATGTTAAGGAGTATTAGTATTAGGTCTAGAGTCTTATTAGGCTATGTTCCCTTTTTATTACCAATTTGA
- the LOC109755988 gene encoding uncharacterized protein isoform X1 codes for MVVLKVINAAVKERLLDLRGREMSSVEEFGGTEDEFDTIDLSENMIIKLGNFPCLNRLGTLVASHNRINHICSNIGELLPNLHTLVLMNNDITSLAEIDPLAALPKLKSLYLLENPVTEKPDYRFYVIHGLKHLMSLDFEKVKPQERTTAAHKFHSKEAQEEVKKTFAKAYTPMKPVGAQYITEKSCPKAVSPVPSTKVLSTGQMAAEFASFKPDIDMAEALEKTDKIKGQNHENRADEQMPDEESTLIQEVKVSILNNWMIDIDQEIFGAGPDSIYVTQPGHMEEYIYKNFQRTQFRFILSWRKRLFKKMHILPLPRMQISGDCAYNATVTLMECHLKVLFARRPDGKCRTFNVRLSAKHLKQMVAAHYESKEGKDLKLGDLLFTCLRMAERHGVVSEEDFDAAS; via the exons ATGGTGGTGCTCAAGGTCATCAATGCCGCCGTCAAGGAGCGGCTGCTCGACCTCCGAG GGAGAGAGATGAGCTCGGTTGAGGAATTCGGCGGCACCGAG GACGAATTCGATACGATTGACCTGTCAGAAAACATGATTATCAAGCTTGGGAACTTTCCTTGTCTGAATCGCTTAGGAACTCTAGTTGCTAGTCACAACAGAATCAACCACATCTGTTCAAATATTGGTG AACTTCTACCAAATCTGCATACATTAGTGCTCATGAACAATGATATCACAAGTCTTGCGGAGATTGACCCTCTTGCTGCTCTCCCAAAGCTGAAATCTCTCTACTTATTAGAGAATCCTGTCACTGAGAAGCCAGATTACAGGTTTTATGTGATCCACGGGTTGAAACATTTGATGTCACTGGACTTCGAGAAAGTGAAACCACAG GAGAGGACCACAGCAGCACATAAGTTCCACTCAAAGGAGGCACAGGAAGAGGTAAAGAAGACATTTGCCAAAGCTTATACTCCAATGAAGCCAGTGGGTGCTCAATATATAACAGAGAAGTCATGCCCTAAAGCAGTCTCTCCAGTACCATCTACAAAG GTATTGAGCACTGGCCAGATGGCTGCTGAATTTGCTTCCTTCAAGCCTGACATTGATATGGCTGAAGCCTTGGAGAAAACTGACAAGATAAAGGGTCAGAATCACGAGAATAGGGCTGATGAGCAGATGCCAGATGAAGAAAGCACCCTAATTCAAGAG GTAAAAGTAAGCATATTGAACAACTGGATGATAGATATAGATCAG GAAATCTTTGGAGCTGGTCCAGATTCAATATATGTAACCCAACCAGGACATATGGAAGAATACA TATACAAGAACTTCCAACGAACACAGTTCAGATTtatcttgagctggagaaaaagACTTTTTAAGAAAATGCACATATTACCACTGCCTCGGATGCAAATATCAG GCGACTGTGCATACAATGCCACGGTGACACTCATGGAGTGTCATCTCAAAGTGCTATTTGCTCGTCGACCTGATGGGAAGTGTAGGACTTTCAATGTCCGCCTCTCGGCTAAGCATCTTAAACAAATGGTAGCAGCTCATTATGAGTCTAAAGAAGGAAAGGATTTAAAACTTGGAGACCTGCTTTTCACCTGCCTACGAATGGCCGAAAGGCATGGAGTGGTCAGCGAGGAGGACTTTGATGCTGCATCTTGA
- the LOC109755988 gene encoding uncharacterized protein isoform X3 has protein sequence MVVLKVINAAVKERLLDLRGREMSSVEEFGGTEDEFDTIDLSENMIIKLGNFPCLNRLGTLVASHNRINHICSNIGELLPNLHTLVLMNNDITSLAEIDPLAALPKLKSLYLLENPVTEKPDYRFYVIHGLKHLMSLDFEKVKPQERTTAAHKFHSKEAQEEVKKTFAKAYTPMKPVGAQYITEKSCPKAVSPVPSTKVLSTGQMAAEFASFKPDIDMAEALEKTDKIKGQNHENRADEQMPDEESTLIQEVKVSILNNWMIDIDQEIFGAGPDSIYVTQPGHMEEYIYKNFQRTQFRFILSWRKRLFKKMHILPLPRMQISAHTWTLNYIIYDIPLRLCACCEKHS, from the exons ATGGTGGTGCTCAAGGTCATCAATGCCGCCGTCAAGGAGCGGCTGCTCGACCTCCGAG GGAGAGAGATGAGCTCGGTTGAGGAATTCGGCGGCACCGAG GACGAATTCGATACGATTGACCTGTCAGAAAACATGATTATCAAGCTTGGGAACTTTCCTTGTCTGAATCGCTTAGGAACTCTAGTTGCTAGTCACAACAGAATCAACCACATCTGTTCAAATATTGGTG AACTTCTACCAAATCTGCATACATTAGTGCTCATGAACAATGATATCACAAGTCTTGCGGAGATTGACCCTCTTGCTGCTCTCCCAAAGCTGAAATCTCTCTACTTATTAGAGAATCCTGTCACTGAGAAGCCAGATTACAGGTTTTATGTGATCCACGGGTTGAAACATTTGATGTCACTGGACTTCGAGAAAGTGAAACCACAG GAGAGGACCACAGCAGCACATAAGTTCCACTCAAAGGAGGCACAGGAAGAGGTAAAGAAGACATTTGCCAAAGCTTATACTCCAATGAAGCCAGTGGGTGCTCAATATATAACAGAGAAGTCATGCCCTAAAGCAGTCTCTCCAGTACCATCTACAAAG GTATTGAGCACTGGCCAGATGGCTGCTGAATTTGCTTCCTTCAAGCCTGACATTGATATGGCTGAAGCCTTGGAGAAAACTGACAAGATAAAGGGTCAGAATCACGAGAATAGGGCTGATGAGCAGATGCCAGATGAAGAAAGCACCCTAATTCAAGAG GTAAAAGTAAGCATATTGAACAACTGGATGATAGATATAGATCAG GAAATCTTTGGAGCTGGTCCAGATTCAATATATGTAACCCAACCAGGACATATGGAAGAATACA TATACAAGAACTTCCAACGAACACAGTTCAGATTtatcttgagctggagaaaaagACTTTTTAAGAAAATGCACATATTACCACTGCCTCGGATGCAAATATCAG CACACACGTGGACTTTAAACTACATTATCTATGATATCCCGCTAAGGCTCTGTGCATGTTGTGAGAAACACTCATAG